A part of Limihaloglobus sulfuriphilus genomic DNA contains:
- a CDS encoding bifunctional homocysteine S-methyltransferase/methylenetetrahydrofolate reductase — protein MNRIFTQKLNKNGLLFGDGAMGTMLYSRGVFVNTCFEHLNVSRPELVRQVHEEYAATGVDFVKSNTFGANRLKLSRYGLGEQTEQIVSAGVKLARESCRPDMMTAASIGPLGVDIGSYDKALRAKAAEVFAEQVKISADAGADVLLFETFSNCDELICAIEAASASCDLEIIAHMTINDSTETDYGSRIDESMRCVCRYENVAAVGLNCSTGPAAMLESIELVRGAVNKPLSVQPNAGYPRNVDGRTLYMCTPEYMAEYAKRFYEKGAQVIGGCCGTTPEHIAAIINAVRPIKKSVTYKQPAIKIPAELAERLEPAPLETKSQFGAKLAAGEKVISIEVSPPRGFELSALIEKAKLCKDRGACTINIPDGPRASSRLSAMVTALMIEQQCGIETILHFCCRDRNIIGMQSDLLGIQATGLRNMLIVTGDPPKLGDFPDATAVFDLDSIALIKVIRELNRGIDIAGKSLGRRLELVIGAGANPAAAEPEREIQRYRQKIDAGAEYFVTQPVFDDESLLRFLDAAGGSVPVIAGIWPFSSLKNAEFMANEVPGVSVPERLLERMSKLKSREDAIKTGIDISREMISRIEDTVAGFAVSAPFGNVNIALEAAGL, from the coding sequence CCGCGGCGTGTTTGTCAACACGTGCTTTGAACATCTCAACGTCAGCCGCCCGGAGCTTGTCCGGCAGGTACACGAGGAATATGCCGCGACAGGTGTTGATTTTGTCAAGAGCAATACCTTCGGAGCCAACCGTCTCAAGCTATCCAGGTACGGCCTCGGCGAGCAGACAGAGCAGATTGTATCCGCCGGCGTAAAACTCGCCAGAGAATCGTGCCGGCCCGATATGATGACAGCCGCTTCCATCGGGCCTCTCGGCGTTGATATCGGCAGCTATGACAAGGCTTTGCGGGCAAAAGCGGCGGAGGTCTTCGCCGAACAGGTGAAAATCTCGGCAGATGCCGGCGCGGATGTCCTCCTGTTTGAGACGTTTTCAAACTGCGACGAGCTGATATGCGCGATCGAGGCGGCATCGGCAAGCTGCGATCTGGAAATTATCGCCCATATGACGATAAATGATTCTACAGAAACAGATTACGGCAGCCGGATAGACGAATCCATGCGCTGTGTTTGCCGGTATGAAAATGTCGCTGCCGTAGGGCTCAACTGCTCTACCGGTCCGGCGGCGATGCTTGAGAGTATCGAGCTTGTACGCGGCGCGGTGAACAAACCGCTCTCAGTTCAGCCAAACGCCGGCTACCCCAGAAACGTTGACGGACGCACGCTTTATATGTGCACGCCGGAATACATGGCGGAATATGCCAAACGTTTCTACGAGAAGGGCGCCCAGGTAATCGGCGGCTGCTGCGGAACCACGCCGGAGCATATCGCGGCGATCATAAATGCAGTCCGGCCGATAAAGAAAAGTGTAACTTACAAACAGCCCGCAATTAAAATACCCGCGGAACTGGCAGAACGGCTTGAACCCGCGCCCCTGGAGACAAAATCCCAATTCGGGGCAAAACTCGCCGCCGGCGAAAAAGTAATCTCAATCGAGGTTTCGCCGCCGCGGGGCTTTGAGCTCTCCGCCCTGATTGAAAAGGCAAAACTCTGCAAAGACCGCGGCGCGTGTACGATAAATATCCCCGACGGCCCGCGTGCAAGCAGCCGGCTAAGCGCCATGGTAACAGCTCTGATGATAGAACAGCAATGCGGGATCGAGACGATACTGCACTTCTGCTGCCGCGACAGGAATATTATCGGGATGCAGTCCGACCTGCTGGGGATACAGGCTACCGGCTTGCGGAACATGCTGATTGTAACCGGCGATCCGCCAAAACTGGGGGATTTTCCCGACGCGACGGCGGTTTTTGACCTGGATTCTATCGCACTGATAAAGGTTATCCGCGAGCTCAACCGCGGCATAGACATCGCCGGCAAATCGCTGGGCAGACGGCTTGAGCTGGTTATCGGTGCCGGCGCAAATCCCGCCGCGGCAGAGCCGGAAAGGGAAATCCAGCGTTACAGGCAGAAAATCGACGCCGGCGCGGAATATTTTGTCACCCAGCCGGTATTCGATGATGAGAGCCTGCTGCGGTTTCTCGATGCGGCCGGCGGCAGTGTGCCGGTGATAGCCGGAATATGGCCGTTCAGCAGCCTCAAAAACGCCGAGTTCATGGCAAACGAGGTTCCGGGGGTCAGCGTTCCCGAGCGGCTGCTTGAAAGGATGAGCAAGCTGAAATCACGCGAGGACGCAATCAAAACCGGCATAGACATCTCACGCGAGATGATATCCCGAATAGAAGATACCGTCGCCGGTTTTGCCGTCAGTGCACCTT